Below is a genomic region from Methanobacterium sp..
ACCTTTATCACGTAACTTTTTAATTTCCTCTTCCGTCTCTTTAGAATATTTTGGTTTTCTACCTCTTTTTAGTTTAGTAGCTTTGAGATAGTAAACTGTTTTTAAAGGAATTTCAAGCTCATCAGATATATCTTTTGGACTAACACCTTCATCAATCATTTTTTGAACGAGTTCAGCTTCATTGCTACCATATTTCTTGGGCCTACCCCTTTTGATAACTGGTTCAACTTCAATTCCCAGTTCAGAAAGTGCATCTAAATATTTTTTTGAGGTTCTAGGGTATAAGCTGCTTGGAACTTTAATCTTTTTAAGATTGGGATATCTATCCAGAAGCTCCATGATCACCTGTGAAGATAATGCTCTTTTTACATAAATTTCATTATTTTCATCTTCACCCAAACTACCACCGTATGTTATAATTTTCTAAATACTTAAGTTAAAATTTACTGATTAAAAATTCATAAATTTTCCACTGTCACTTTTTAATCATTTCCAGGAACTTTTGAGCACGTTTAGATGTAGGCTTTCCAAATGTCTCAATTTTTTCTTTTTCTGCTTTTACATTCTCCGGATCAACTGAAAAAATATCAGATGCAACTTCAATAGATAATTTTCCTGTAATATTTAGAATTGCAGCCCCAACTGCAGGAGGATTTGACTTAACATGGAGACCCTTTATTTTATTTTCGATCTCAAATTTTTTTGCTATTACTTCTTTCATATCTTTCATATACTCAATTTTTTCATCGGTATATTCCTTCAAAATCCCCACTACCTGCTTATCAAAATCTACAAATGCTTTCAACTGGTTAGTATCAAGATTTGGGC
It encodes:
- a CDS encoding helix-turn-helix domain-containing protein, encoding MGEDENNEIYVKRALSSQVIMELLDRYPNLKKIKVPSSLYPRTSKKYLDALSELGIEVEPVIKRGRPKKYGSNEAELVQKMIDEGVSPKDISDELEIPLKTVYYLKATKLKRGRKPKYSKETEEEIKKLRDKGLRAKDISEKLSIPLRTVYCLIKR